A region from the Candidatus Limnocylindrales bacterium genome encodes:
- a CDS encoding alpha/beta hydrolase, giving the protein MRWLARLLVFLLVIAFGPPLSARLLGYDRDESMLPPRGREVRIGENLFLNVLDTGSGPPIVLVHGLPSSAYDWAGLPMKLAALGHRVLVYDRVGYGYSTRAPDAPDRYTYQSNANDLVRLLDVLGIPRATLVGWSYGGAVVEMVAQTWPDRVTHLILVAAVGPKQPQREQDLLERISESPLAVPLFRWVGSVPPLSRAVVAEQVAEAFSPQRPPIGWADYTRTMMSLPGTLESFVLEDRRSAPAMLEPEKITAPTLVIHGRGDKLVPLEVGQDLETRIPDARLFILEDGGHMLPVTHPDLLAKEIHQHSLRERARPEEPARR; this is encoded by the coding sequence GTGCGCTGGCTCGCTCGCCTCCTCGTGTTCCTGCTGGTGATCGCCTTCGGGCCTCCATTGTCGGCGCGCCTGCTCGGCTACGACCGCGACGAGAGCATGCTGCCGCCGCGCGGTCGCGAAGTGCGCATCGGCGAGAATCTCTTCCTCAACGTGCTCGACACCGGCAGCGGTCCTCCGATCGTTCTCGTGCACGGGCTGCCCTCGAGCGCGTACGACTGGGCCGGGCTTCCGATGAAGCTGGCGGCGCTCGGCCACCGCGTGCTCGTCTACGACCGCGTCGGCTACGGGTATTCCACCCGCGCCCCGGACGCGCCCGATCGCTACACCTACCAATCCAATGCCAACGATCTCGTGCGGCTGCTCGACGTGCTCGGCATTCCACGCGCCACTCTGGTGGGCTGGTCGTATGGCGGCGCGGTCGTGGAGATGGTTGCGCAGACCTGGCCCGACCGCGTCACGCATCTGATCCTGGTGGCGGCAGTGGGCCCGAAGCAGCCGCAGCGCGAACAGGATCTCCTCGAGCGAATTTCCGAATCGCCGCTGGCCGTTCCGCTGTTCCGCTGGGTCGGCTCGGTTCCGCCTCTCTCACGCGCCGTCGTCGCCGAGCAGGTCGCGGAGGCCTTCTCTCCGCAGCGCCCGCCCATCGGCTGGGCCGACTACACGCGCACGATGATGTCGCTGCCGGGCACGCTCGAGTCGTTCGTGCTCGAAGACCGTCGCAGCGCACCGGCCATGCTGGAGCCGGAGAAGATCACGGCGCCGACGCTGGTCATCCATGGCCGCGGCGACAAGCTGGTGCCGCTCGAGGTCGGTCAGGACCTCGAGACGCGCATTCCCGATGCGCGTCTGTTCATTCTGGAGGATGGCGGGCACATGCTGCCGGTCACTCACCCCGATCTGCTGGCCAAGGAGATCCACCAGCACTCGCTCCGCGAGCGTGCGCGTCCCGAGGAGCCGGCTCGGCGCTGA
- a CDS encoding NAD(P)/FAD-dependent oxidoreductase, with protein sequence MTAAPTVAIVGAGVAGLTAAQRLAGQGLAVTVLEARSRLGGRIDTRHDFGPCAIELGAEFVHGRHRELVRLIEEAGLHLEPRRFDPLVLQDGRDVTDPQAWQAVFAVLADPDAPDVPMAERARALAASGALPERAVDTMCRYVEGYMAADFERVSARAISLEERAAEGIASPTDASIAEGYDALVRHLARSLQQRNARILTSTVVQEIRWRRGRVRIRARDGAGSAIVDADRVLVTVPLTILQLDGDAHGAIAFEPPLPDKTAAARALAMGNVVKLFLLLHGPLERIPNLSETVAAKLSTMTFLQTPDAPVPTWWKIGTKRTPVLVGWSGGAAAERLSQLDDRAVVAAGIETLARALSVPADVIAAHVRDAAAVNWLRDPWSRGAYSWVPAGAPKAAATLAAPVDATLFFAGEATDTAGYRGTVHGALETGLRAAQQILDSVAGAGDR encoded by the coding sequence GTGACGGCAGCGCCAACGGTGGCCATCGTGGGCGCCGGCGTGGCGGGCCTGACAGCCGCGCAGCGACTGGCCGGTCAGGGATTGGCAGTGACGGTGCTCGAGGCGCGTTCCCGCCTCGGCGGCCGCATCGACACGCGTCATGACTTCGGCCCCTGCGCCATCGAGCTCGGTGCGGAGTTCGTCCATGGGCGCCACCGCGAGCTCGTGCGGCTGATCGAGGAGGCCGGGCTTCACTTGGAGCCACGCCGCTTCGACCCGCTGGTGCTGCAGGACGGCCGCGACGTTACGGACCCGCAGGCATGGCAGGCGGTGTTCGCCGTGCTCGCCGATCCGGACGCTCCCGACGTGCCCATGGCCGAGCGCGCGCGTGCCCTCGCGGCCAGCGGTGCTCTGCCGGAGCGCGCCGTCGATACCATGTGCCGTTACGTCGAGGGCTACATGGCCGCTGACTTCGAGCGCGTCAGCGCCCGCGCGATCTCGCTCGAGGAGCGCGCGGCCGAGGGCATTGCGTCGCCGACCGACGCGTCCATCGCCGAAGGCTACGATGCGCTCGTGCGGCACCTGGCGCGCTCGCTGCAGCAGCGCAACGCTCGGATTCTGACCAGCACCGTGGTGCAGGAGATCCGATGGCGCCGGGGACGCGTACGCATCCGTGCGCGCGACGGCGCCGGCAGCGCGATCGTCGACGCAGACCGCGTGCTGGTGACGGTTCCGCTGACCATTTTGCAGCTCGACGGTGACGCGCACGGCGCGATCGCCTTCGAACCGCCCCTGCCCGACAAGACGGCGGCGGCACGTGCGCTCGCCATGGGCAACGTGGTCAAGCTGTTCCTTCTCCTGCACGGGCCGCTCGAGCGCATCCCCAACCTGAGCGAGACCGTTGCAGCAAAGCTCTCCACGATGACGTTCCTTCAGACGCCGGACGCCCCGGTCCCGACGTGGTGGAAGATCGGCACGAAGCGGACGCCGGTGCTGGTGGGATGGTCGGGCGGTGCCGCAGCCGAAAGGTTGTCGCAGCTGGATGATCGCGCCGTCGTGGCAGCGGGCATCGAGACGCTGGCTCGCGCGCTGAGCGTACCGGCTGACGTCATCGCCGCACACGTACGCGATGCAGCCGCGGTGAACTGGCTTCGGGATCCGTGGTCGCGCGGCGCCTATTCCTGGGTGCCGGCCGGCGCGCCGAAGGCTGCCGCCACGCTCGCGGCGCCGGTGGACGCAACGCTGTTCTTTGCTGGCGAGGCGACGGACACCGCGGGCTATCGCGGCACCGTGCACGGCGCCCTCGAGACGGGCCTGCGCGCGGCGCAGCAGATCCTGGACAGCGTCGCTGGGGCGGGAGACCGGTAG